One window of Marmota flaviventris isolate mMarFla1 chromosome 5, mMarFla1.hap1, whole genome shotgun sequence genomic DNA carries:
- the Fst gene encoding follistatin isoform X3 produces the protein MGRIKVNSLVKVNASCTCCVWVTAGNCWLRQAKNGRCQVLYKTELSKEECCSTGRLSTSWTEEDVNDNTLFKWMIFNGGAPNCIPCKETCENVDCGPGKKCRMNKKNKPRCVCAPDCSNITWKGPVCGLDGKTYRNECALLKARCKEQPELEVQYQGKCKKTCRDVFCPGSSTCVVDQTNNAYCVTCNRICPEPTSSEQYLCGNDGVTYSSACHLRKATCLLGRSIGLAYEGKCIKAKSCEDIQCSGGKKCLWDFKVGRGRCSLCDELCPDSKSDEPVCASDNATYANECAMKEAACSSGVLLEVKHSGSCNSISEDTEEEEEDEDQDYSFPISSILEW, from the exons ATGGGACGAATAAAAGTAAACAGTCTAGTAAAAGTCAATGCAAGCTGCACGTGTTGTGTCTGGGTCACTG CTGGGAATTGCTGGCTTCGCCAAGCCAAGAATGGCCGTTGCCAGGTCCTGTACAAGACAGAACTGAGCAAGGAGGAGTGCTGCAGTACTGGTCGTCTTAGCACCTCATGGACAGAGGAGGATGTGAATGACAACACGCTCTTCAAGTGGATGATTTTCAATGGGGGTGCTCCTAACTGCATACCCTGTAAAG AAACATGTGAGAATGTGGACTGTGGACCCGGGAAAAAATGTCGAATGAACAAGAAGAACAAACCACGCTGCGTCTGCGCCCCAGATTGTTCCAATATCACCTGGAAGGGTCCAGTCTGTGGGCTGGATGGCAAAACCTACCGCAATGAATGTGCACTCCTCAAGGCCAGATGTAAAGAGCAGCCAGAACTGGAAGTTCAGTACCAGGGCAAATGTAAAA agaccTGCCGGGATGTTTTCTGCCCAGGCAGCTCCACGTGTGTGGTGGACCAGACCAATAATGCCTACTGTGTGACATGTAACCGGATTTGCCCGGAGCCCACCTCCTCTGAGCAGTATCTCTGTGGGAATGATGGAGTAACCTACTCCAGTGCCTGCCACCTGAGAAAGGCCACCTGCCTCCTGGGCAGATCCATTGGATTAGCCTATGAGGGAAAGTGTATCA AAGCAAAGTCCTGTGAAGATATCCAATGCAGtggtggaaaaaaatgtttatgggaCTTCAAGGTTGGCAGAGGCCGGTGTTCCCTCTGTGATGAGCTGTGCCCTGACAGTAAGTCGGATGAGCCTGTCTGTGCCAGTGACAATGCCACCTATGCCAATGAATGTGCCATGAAGGAGGCTGCCTGCTCCTCAGGTGTGCTGCTAGAAGTTAAACACTCTGGATCTTGCAACT CCATTTCGGAAGACAccgaggaagaggaggaagatgaagaccAGGACTACAGCTTTCCTATATCTTCCATTCTAGAGTGGTAA
- the Fst gene encoding follistatin isoform X2: protein MVRARHQPGGLCLLLLLLCQFMEDRSAQAGNCWLRQAKNGRCQVLYKTELSKEECCSTGRLSTSWTEEDVNDNTLFKWMIFNGGAPNCIPCKETCENVDCGPGKKCRMNKKNKPRCVCAPDCSNITWKGPVCGLDGKTYRNECALLKARCKEQPELEVQYQGKCKKTCRDVFCPGSSTCVVDQTNNAYCVTCNRICPEPTSSEQYLCGNDGVTYSSACHLRKATCLLGRSIGLAYEGKCITKSCEDIQCSGGKKCLWDFKVGRGRCSLCDELCPDSKSDEPVCASDNATYANECAMKEAACSSGVLLEVKHSGSCNSISEDTEEEEEDEDQDYSFPISSILEW from the exons ATGGTCCGCGCCAGGCACCAGCCCGGCGGGCTttgcctcctgctgctgctgctctgccaGTTCATGGAGGACCGCAGCGCCCAGG CTGGGAATTGCTGGCTTCGCCAAGCCAAGAATGGCCGTTGCCAGGTCCTGTACAAGACAGAACTGAGCAAGGAGGAGTGCTGCAGTACTGGTCGTCTTAGCACCTCATGGACAGAGGAGGATGTGAATGACAACACGCTCTTCAAGTGGATGATTTTCAATGGGGGTGCTCCTAACTGCATACCCTGTAAAG AAACATGTGAGAATGTGGACTGTGGACCCGGGAAAAAATGTCGAATGAACAAGAAGAACAAACCACGCTGCGTCTGCGCCCCAGATTGTTCCAATATCACCTGGAAGGGTCCAGTCTGTGGGCTGGATGGCAAAACCTACCGCAATGAATGTGCACTCCTCAAGGCCAGATGTAAAGAGCAGCCAGAACTGGAAGTTCAGTACCAGGGCAAATGTAAAA agaccTGCCGGGATGTTTTCTGCCCAGGCAGCTCCACGTGTGTGGTGGACCAGACCAATAATGCCTACTGTGTGACATGTAACCGGATTTGCCCGGAGCCCACCTCCTCTGAGCAGTATCTCTGTGGGAATGATGGAGTAACCTACTCCAGTGCCTGCCACCTGAGAAAGGCCACCTGCCTCCTGGGCAGATCCATTGGATTAGCCTATGAGGGAAAGTGTATCA CAAAGTCCTGTGAAGATATCCAATGCAGtggtggaaaaaaatgtttatgggaCTTCAAGGTTGGCAGAGGCCGGTGTTCCCTCTGTGATGAGCTGTGCCCTGACAGTAAGTCGGATGAGCCTGTCTGTGCCAGTGACAATGCCACCTATGCCAATGAATGTGCCATGAAGGAGGCTGCCTGCTCCTCAGGTGTGCTGCTAGAAGTTAAACACTCTGGATCTTGCAACT CCATTTCGGAAGACAccgaggaagaggaggaagatgaagaccAGGACTACAGCTTTCCTATATCTTCCATTCTAGAGTGGTAA
- the Fst gene encoding follistatin isoform X1: protein MVRARHQPGGLCLLLLLLCQFMEDRSAQAGNCWLRQAKNGRCQVLYKTELSKEECCSTGRLSTSWTEEDVNDNTLFKWMIFNGGAPNCIPCKETCENVDCGPGKKCRMNKKNKPRCVCAPDCSNITWKGPVCGLDGKTYRNECALLKARCKEQPELEVQYQGKCKKTCRDVFCPGSSTCVVDQTNNAYCVTCNRICPEPTSSEQYLCGNDGVTYSSACHLRKATCLLGRSIGLAYEGKCIKAKSCEDIQCSGGKKCLWDFKVGRGRCSLCDELCPDSKSDEPVCASDNATYANECAMKEAACSSGVLLEVKHSGSCNSISEDTEEEEEDEDQDYSFPISSILEW, encoded by the exons ATGGTCCGCGCCAGGCACCAGCCCGGCGGGCTttgcctcctgctgctgctgctctgccaGTTCATGGAGGACCGCAGCGCCCAGG CTGGGAATTGCTGGCTTCGCCAAGCCAAGAATGGCCGTTGCCAGGTCCTGTACAAGACAGAACTGAGCAAGGAGGAGTGCTGCAGTACTGGTCGTCTTAGCACCTCATGGACAGAGGAGGATGTGAATGACAACACGCTCTTCAAGTGGATGATTTTCAATGGGGGTGCTCCTAACTGCATACCCTGTAAAG AAACATGTGAGAATGTGGACTGTGGACCCGGGAAAAAATGTCGAATGAACAAGAAGAACAAACCACGCTGCGTCTGCGCCCCAGATTGTTCCAATATCACCTGGAAGGGTCCAGTCTGTGGGCTGGATGGCAAAACCTACCGCAATGAATGTGCACTCCTCAAGGCCAGATGTAAAGAGCAGCCAGAACTGGAAGTTCAGTACCAGGGCAAATGTAAAA agaccTGCCGGGATGTTTTCTGCCCAGGCAGCTCCACGTGTGTGGTGGACCAGACCAATAATGCCTACTGTGTGACATGTAACCGGATTTGCCCGGAGCCCACCTCCTCTGAGCAGTATCTCTGTGGGAATGATGGAGTAACCTACTCCAGTGCCTGCCACCTGAGAAAGGCCACCTGCCTCCTGGGCAGATCCATTGGATTAGCCTATGAGGGAAAGTGTATCA AAGCAAAGTCCTGTGAAGATATCCAATGCAGtggtggaaaaaaatgtttatgggaCTTCAAGGTTGGCAGAGGCCGGTGTTCCCTCTGTGATGAGCTGTGCCCTGACAGTAAGTCGGATGAGCCTGTCTGTGCCAGTGACAATGCCACCTATGCCAATGAATGTGCCATGAAGGAGGCTGCCTGCTCCTCAGGTGTGCTGCTAGAAGTTAAACACTCTGGATCTTGCAACT CCATTTCGGAAGACAccgaggaagaggaggaagatgaagaccAGGACTACAGCTTTCCTATATCTTCCATTCTAGAGTGGTAA
- the Fst gene encoding follistatin isoform X4 gives MVRARHQPGGLCLLLLLLCQFMEDRSAQAGNCWLRQAKNGRCQVLYKTELSKEECCSTGRLSTSWTEEDVNDNTLFKWMIFNGGAPNCIPCKETCENVDCGPGKKCRMNKKNKPRCVCAPDCSNITWKGPVCGLDGKTYRNECALLKARCKEQPELEVQYQGKCKKTCRDVFCPGSSTCVVDQTNNAYCVTCNRICPEPTSSEQYLCGNDGVTYSSACHLRKATCLLGRSIGLAYEGKCIKAKSCEDIQCSGGKKCLWDFKVGRGRCSLCDELCPDSKSDEPVCASDNATYANECAMKEAACSSGVLLEVKHSGSCN, from the exons ATGGTCCGCGCCAGGCACCAGCCCGGCGGGCTttgcctcctgctgctgctgctctgccaGTTCATGGAGGACCGCAGCGCCCAGG CTGGGAATTGCTGGCTTCGCCAAGCCAAGAATGGCCGTTGCCAGGTCCTGTACAAGACAGAACTGAGCAAGGAGGAGTGCTGCAGTACTGGTCGTCTTAGCACCTCATGGACAGAGGAGGATGTGAATGACAACACGCTCTTCAAGTGGATGATTTTCAATGGGGGTGCTCCTAACTGCATACCCTGTAAAG AAACATGTGAGAATGTGGACTGTGGACCCGGGAAAAAATGTCGAATGAACAAGAAGAACAAACCACGCTGCGTCTGCGCCCCAGATTGTTCCAATATCACCTGGAAGGGTCCAGTCTGTGGGCTGGATGGCAAAACCTACCGCAATGAATGTGCACTCCTCAAGGCCAGATGTAAAGAGCAGCCAGAACTGGAAGTTCAGTACCAGGGCAAATGTAAAA agaccTGCCGGGATGTTTTCTGCCCAGGCAGCTCCACGTGTGTGGTGGACCAGACCAATAATGCCTACTGTGTGACATGTAACCGGATTTGCCCGGAGCCCACCTCCTCTGAGCAGTATCTCTGTGGGAATGATGGAGTAACCTACTCCAGTGCCTGCCACCTGAGAAAGGCCACCTGCCTCCTGGGCAGATCCATTGGATTAGCCTATGAGGGAAAGTGTATCA AAGCAAAGTCCTGTGAAGATATCCAATGCAGtggtggaaaaaaatgtttatgggaCTTCAAGGTTGGCAGAGGCCGGTGTTCCCTCTGTGATGAGCTGTGCCCTGACAGTAAGTCGGATGAGCCTGTCTGTGCCAGTGACAATGCCACCTATGCCAATGAATGTGCCATGAAGGAGGCTGCCTGCTCCTCAGGTGTGCTGCTAGAAGTTAAACACTCTGGATCTTGCAACT GA